The following proteins are co-located in the Dietzia timorensis genome:
- a CDS encoding enoyl-CoA hydratase/isomerase family protein, whose protein sequence is MPTDLSALPLVRFEEGILYLPVSTSENACALSNEAMEQSIEALNLVSVGRLEARVAVLVGLGKHFSVGGNVRGFAEADDTEQHILDVAAIAHALVARVYALQIPVVAAMKGATAGAGLSLCLAADVVVGGSSSRLAFAYSAIGLSPDGGMSYFLPRVVGRTRAATLLLTSAQLSGEEARDMGIISHWVGDEDIDSAAAEFARTLANGPHNSYASIKQSLAIAEEGSLDSVLRTERFNIAHNSVTPNGREGVAAFMEKRAPKFPS, encoded by the coding sequence GTGCCCACCGATCTTTCCGCGCTTCCGCTCGTACGGTTCGAGGAGGGCATACTCTACCTTCCGGTCTCTACCTCGGAGAATGCGTGCGCGCTCAGTAACGAGGCGATGGAACAGTCGATCGAGGCGCTCAACCTCGTGTCCGTGGGACGCCTGGAGGCGCGCGTAGCCGTGCTCGTCGGCCTGGGCAAGCACTTCTCCGTCGGCGGAAATGTGCGCGGCTTCGCCGAAGCCGACGATACCGAGCAGCACATCCTCGATGTGGCCGCGATCGCCCACGCTCTCGTCGCTCGGGTCTATGCGCTGCAGATTCCCGTTGTCGCCGCGATGAAGGGCGCGACGGCCGGCGCCGGGTTGTCGCTGTGCTTGGCGGCAGATGTCGTCGTCGGGGGAAGCTCTTCGCGCCTGGCATTCGCCTACTCGGCAATCGGCCTTTCCCCGGACGGCGGTATGAGCTACTTTTTGCCTCGCGTGGTCGGACGAACCCGCGCCGCAACGCTCCTGCTCACCAGCGCCCAGCTCAGCGGCGAAGAAGCCCGGGATATGGGCATCATTTCGCACTGGGTGGGCGACGAGGACATCGACTCCGCCGCCGCCGAGTTCGCCCGCACGCTCGCGAACGGACCGCATAATTCCTACGCCTCTATCAAGCAGAGCCTCGCGATCGCCGAGGAGGGCAGCCTCGACTCCGTGTTGCGAACGGAGCGCTTCAATATCGCCCACAACTCCGTGACGCCGAATGGACGCGAGGGCGTGGCCGCATTCATGGAAAAGCGCGCCCCGAAGTTCCCGAGCTAG